One Candidatus Dormiibacterota bacterium genomic window, CGGCGGCGGCAGGTCTCGTGGACTTCGAGGAGCTCCCGATCACGCTGGTCATCGATTTCGACGAGTGGGTCGACCGGGCATACCCGCCACCCGATCGCCGGGAGCGGGCGCGTCTCATGCTCGAGGCGTGTGTCGAACGGGACCTGTGCGGTCTGAGGGTGTGGAAGGAAGGGGACCGGTTGAAGTTCGAGAGGCAGAGCCTCCTGTTCAAGGGGGCGCGGACGGCATGACCGACGATTTCGTCCACGATGACGGAGCGGGACCCTACACGCACTGCCCGCGTTGCGGCGGCCGGCTCGAGAGGCGGGTTGTCTTCAGCCACGACCCGCCCCGGCTGGTGTGCGCCGCGTGCCGGTTCGTCTTCTACCTGGATCCCAAGGTCGCCGTAGGGACGATCTGCCGGGCGGACGGGAAGATCGTGATGCTGCGCCGCGCCATCGAGCCGTCCTACGGCAGGTGGGTGTTCCCCGGCGGCTACGTCGATCGAGGCGAGTCGCTGGAGGAGGCGGCGCTGCGCGAGGCGAGGGAGGAGATCGGTGCGGTGATCCGCCTGACGCGTCTCGTCAACGTCTACTCGTACACCGGAAGGCCGGTGATCGTCGTGGTCTACGACGCCGACATCGTGGGGGGCGAGATCCGCGGCGGGGTGGAGGCGCTGGAGGTGCGCGCCTTCGATCCCGGGGGCATTCCCTGGGACGATCTGGCCTTCCGGAGCACGCGCGAGGCCCTCCAGGAATGCCTGCGCACCGGCATCGCGCCCGGCTCATTCGAACATCAACAGAGGAGGGGCTGATGCTTCTGGAAGGACGGGTGGCGGTGGTGACCGGAGGCGGCCGCGGCATCGGGCGGAGCATCGCCGAGCTGTTCTACAAGGAGGGGGCGAGGGTCGCCGTCGCCTCGCGCAACACCAAGGCCCTCCAGTCGTTCACGATGGAGCTGAACTCGGGGGACCACCGCATCGTGCCGTTCCGCTGCGACGTCACGGACAGGGACGAGGTGGAGGTCATGATCGGCAACGTCGTGGAGGTGTGGGACCGGATCGACATCCTGGTCAACAACGCCGGCGCCTCCGGGATGACGCCTATCGCAGCGGGCGACGCGCCGGGACAGGACGAGAAGGTCGACGCGAAGTGGCTGGAGATCCTCTCCACCAACCTCACCGGTCTTCATTACTGCACGCGCGAGGCGTTGCGCCACATGCCCTCGGGGGGCAGCGGCCGCGTCCTCAACCTGTCGTCGGTCCTCGGCAAGTTCGGGGTGCCCGGGTACACCGCCTACTGCGCCAGCAAGCACGGCGTCGTCGGCTACACGAGGGCCCTCGCCCTCGAGGTCGCCCCGCGGAAGATCACGGTCAACGCGCTCTGCCCCGGCTGGGTCGACACGGAGATGTCGCGGGCCGGGATCGAGGAAGGGGCCTTGCGGGACGGCATCGCGCCGGCGGAGTTCCGCGCGCGCGCGGAGCAGCGGGTTCCTCTCGGCCGCTTCATCACGCCGCAGGAGGTGGCGCGCCTGGCCCTGTTCCTGGCCTCCGACACCGGCGCCGGGATCACGGGGCAGGCGATCAACATCGACGGCGGGGCCGCGATGTGGTGAGCCGGGCGGCGAAGGCCGAGGGGTACGCGCTGGCGGTCCCGGTCGACGTGCGCTTCCGGGACATGGACAGCATGGGTCACGTGAACAACGCGGTGTACTTCACCTATTTCGAGAACGCCCGCATCGCCTACTGGCGCGCCGTTCCGGGGATTCGATCGCGCCGCAACCTGGACTATATCCTGGCGCGGGCCGAGTGCGACTTCCGCAGTCCCACCACGAACGAGGACGACCTCTGCTGCCACGTGCGCGTCGCGTGGTTCGGACGGTCCTCGTTCGCATTCGAGTACCTCCTGCGCGACGAGCGGTCGGGGCGGAACGTGGCGGAGGGACGCACCGTGCAGGTGATGTACGACTACGCGGTCCGCCGGAGCCGCCCCCTCGACCCCGATCTGAAGGCGGCGATCGAGCAGTTCGAGGGACGGAGCGTCCCGTCCCGGTCTTGAGCGGCCGCGCGCCCGCGCGGCGATCGAGGGAGGTGCGCGTGGCCAAGGGAAGCGTGGCGGTTCTCGTGGAGAACGACTATCAGGACATGGAAGTGTGGGTGCCGCTGTACCGCCTGCGCGAGGAGGGCTATCGGGCGGTCGTGGTCGGGCCCCAGGCGAAGGAGTATGTCTCCAAGCACGGCTATCCGATCCGCGCCGAAGTCGCGGCGGCGGACGCGAAAGGCGACGACTTCATCGGCGTCGTCGTGCCGGGTGGCTGGGCTCCCGACCGCCTGCGCCAGGACGAGGCGGTCCTGGCGCTCGTGCGCCGGCTGAACGAGAAGACGAGGATGGTCGCGGCGATCTGCCACGCCGGATGGGTCCTGGCCTCCGCCGGCATCGTCAGGGGACGGCGTCTGACCTGCTACGCGGCGATCCGCGACGATCTGCGGCACGCCGGCGCCGAGGTGGTCGATCAGGAGGTGGTGCGGGACGGGAACCTGATCACCTCCAGGAAACCGGACGATCTCCCGGCCTTCTGCCGCGAGATCGTGAAGGCCCTCCGGGAAGTCTGAGCGCGCCGCCTTGGGACCCGGTGACAGCCGGCTGCGCATCGGCGCCTCCTCCTGGAGCGCCCCGTCGTGGGAAGGCGTGTTCTACCCGCCCGGCACGCCTCCTTCCGATTACCTGGCCCACTACGCCTCGCGCTACGACACCGTCGAGGTGGACGCCACGTTCTACGGCATCCCCGGCGAGAGGATGGTCGACGCCTGGCGCGAGCGCACGCCGGCGGGGTTCGTGTTCGCCGCCAAGTTCCCGCAGATCATCACGCACGAGAAGCTCCTCGACGGATGCGCCGGGGAAACCCTCGCCTTCGTGCGCGTGATGGATCGGCTGGGCGACAAGCTCGGCCCGCTGCTCCTGCAATTCCGCTATTTCCGCAAGGAGGAGTTCCCCGATCCGAACCCCTTCATCGATCGGCTGGAGCGCTTCCTCCCTTCGCTGCCGCGCGGCCGGCGGTACGCCGTCGAGGTGCGGAACAAGACGTTCGTGACCGCCCGGTTCCTCGACGTCCTGCGACTCAACGGCGCGGCGCTGGCCCTCATCGACCATCCGTGGTTCTTCGGAGTCGATCAGGTCCTGAAGAAGAAGGGGAACGTCCTGACGGCCGATTTCACCTACGTCCGCTGGCTCGGAGACCGCAAGGAGATCGAGGCGAGGACGACGCGCCGGGACAGGTTGGTCGTGGACCGCCGGCGCGACCTGCGACGCTGGATCCCGGCGCTCCGCGGCCTCCTCGGTCGCGGGACGACGGTCTACGGCTACTTCAACAACCACTACGCGGGATACGCCGTGGGATCGATCGAGATGTTCCGGGAGATGTGGCAGGAGGCCTCGTCGACGGGGACCGGCTCCGCGTGAAACGACGCCCCGCGCGACGGGGGCGCGGCATCGGCTCCGCGCCCCCGTCGGGATCGGGCCGCGTCCCGTCCTACAGCGGTCTCTTCATCAGATAGAAGTCGAGCTTCTTGAAGTTCGAGGCCAGGCGCTGCTCGACCTCCTTCTCGGTCTTGGGGGGCGGAACGATCACCTCGTCCCCCGGTTTCCAGTTGACCGGGCAGGCCACGGAGTTCTGGTCCACGGTCTGCAGCGCGTCCAGGATGCGCACCATCTCGTCCACGTTCCTTCCGACGTTGAGCGGATAGTAGACGAGAGCCCGCACCACGCGCTTCGGGTCGATGAAAAACACGGCGCGCACCGTCGCCGTGGCGGACGCTCCCGGATGGATCATTCCGTACTTCACGGCCACCGCCGCGTTGTTGTCGGCGATCATCGGGTAGGGGATCAGGACGTCGAAGATCTGCTTGAGGTTCTGCCGCCACGCGAGGTGGCTGTGGATCGAGTCGATCGACAGGCCGATGAGCCGCGTCTTGCGCTTCTCGAACTCGGCGTTGCGCCGCGCC contains:
- a CDS encoding NUDIX hydrolase, encoding MTDDFVHDDGAGPYTHCPRCGGRLERRVVFSHDPPRLVCAACRFVFYLDPKVAVGTICRADGKIVMLRRAIEPSYGRWVFPGGYVDRGESLEEAALREAREEIGAVIRLTRLVNVYSYTGRPVIVVVYDADIVGGEIRGGVEALEVRAFDPGGIPWDDLAFRSTREALQECLRTGIAPGSFEHQQRRG
- a CDS encoding SDR family NAD(P)-dependent oxidoreductase encodes the protein MLLEGRVAVVTGGGRGIGRSIAELFYKEGARVAVASRNTKALQSFTMELNSGDHRIVPFRCDVTDRDEVEVMIGNVVEVWDRIDILVNNAGASGMTPIAAGDAPGQDEKVDAKWLEILSTNLTGLHYCTREALRHMPSGGSGRVLNLSSVLGKFGVPGYTAYCASKHGVVGYTRALALEVAPRKITVNALCPGWVDTEMSRAGIEEGALRDGIAPAEFRARAEQRVPLGRFITPQEVARLALFLASDTGAGITGQAINIDGGAAMW
- a CDS encoding thioesterase family protein, with protein sequence MSRAAKAEGYALAVPVDVRFRDMDSMGHVNNAVYFTYFENARIAYWRAVPGIRSRRNLDYILARAECDFRSPTTNEDDLCCHVRVAWFGRSSFAFEYLLRDERSGRNVAEGRTVQVMYDYAVRRSRPLDPDLKAAIEQFEGRSVPSRS
- a CDS encoding type 1 glutamine amidotransferase domain-containing protein gives rise to the protein MAKGSVAVLVENDYQDMEVWVPLYRLREEGYRAVVVGPQAKEYVSKHGYPIRAEVAAADAKGDDFIGVVVPGGWAPDRLRQDEAVLALVRRLNEKTRMVAAICHAGWVLASAGIVRGRRLTCYAAIRDDLRHAGAEVVDQEVVRDGNLITSRKPDDLPAFCREIVKALREV
- a CDS encoding DUF72 domain-containing protein — its product is MGPGDSRLRIGASSWSAPSWEGVFYPPGTPPSDYLAHYASRYDTVEVDATFYGIPGERMVDAWRERTPAGFVFAAKFPQIITHEKLLDGCAGETLAFVRVMDRLGDKLGPLLLQFRYFRKEEFPDPNPFIDRLERFLPSLPRGRRYAVEVRNKTFVTARFLDVLRLNGAALALIDHPWFFGVDQVLKKKGNVLTADFTYVRWLGDRKEIEARTTRRDRLVVDRRRDLRRWIPALRGLLGRGTTVYGYFNNHYAGYAVGSIEMFREMWQEASSTGTGSA
- a CDS encoding peroxiredoxin; this encodes MSTMPQPGTQTTGAAVPAPEAGSIPRIGDVAPDFTAITTQGELTLSKWQDGQWVVLFSHPADFTPVCSTELTELARRNAEFEKRKTRLIGLSIDSIHSHLAWRQNLKQIFDVLIPYPMIADNNAAVAVKYGMIHPGASATATVRAVFFIDPKRVVRALVYYPLNVGRNVDEMVRILDALQTVDQNSVACPVNWKPGDEVIVPPPKTEKEVEQRLASNFKKLDFYLMKRPL